The Athalia rosae chromosome 7, iyAthRosa1.1, whole genome shotgun sequence genome window below encodes:
- the LOC105687133 gene encoding protein SHQ1 homolog isoform X2, with the protein MLTPRFELTQTEGEVIVTVHAPYANIKDTEVYVEDYDFRFYSAPYYLRLNLPGKIIENDSSTGSYDAEKGDFVLRFSKVNKGEEFLNLDMITTLLAPPKKKNQVAPTIEVISNPVVSLSDGMSNGLDSHKTECDCEGNGGKDEEKDGDEWFVAQNPLEENIQASIKPPTYGFANKVSNALASFEAGWTGEIIDLPMPDSTPSIERSSLRQKHEFEHFSEEHYMADLIQEEYIRPYIDFKAEWEMLKGTEISLSVTEKDLLKELPNKSYLLDKREIERVCWGLVDILFGSCYNNRTTMGENTVESGWTINKLSSTLCWFQEFESAEEVITACIRRSLCYPLYRNWELSLKVFEDVKIVISLGKKYMLKRLCEIHEMFNNSYEPRYILNQLYVKDYLIWLQQTPISTFESLGASLNIVHPSKVEMGLDLVELEAAAISVHEEDLVIENAIHEMIDEVDSLAINDNKDNKLRKGTSSSSDSSDSDSETESDSSSSSSSSSDGSLDSDDTSEVE; encoded by the exons ATGCTGACTCCACGATTTGAACTCACGCAAACAGAAGGTGAAGTGATCGTTACTGTTCATGCTCCATACGCTAATATTAAGGACACCGAAGTCTACGTCGAGGACTACGACTTTAGATTTTACTCCGCTCCTTATTACCTAAG GTTGAATCTTCCGGggaaaatcattgaaaatgaTTCATCAACAGGGTCGTATGATGCTGAAAAAGGTGATTTTGTACTGCGATTCTCTAAAGTCAACAAGGGAgaggaatttctcaatttagACATGATAACGACTCTACTCGCTCcaccgaaaaagaaaaaccaggtTGCACCCACCATTGAAGTTATTA GTAATCCTGTGGTGAGCTTATCAGATGGAATGAGCAATGGTTTGGACTCTCATAAAACTGAATGTGATTGTGAGGGCAACGGTGGCAAAGACGAGGAGAAAGATGGAGATGAATGGTTTGTGGCTCAAAATCCTCTTGAGGAAAATATTCAAGCTTCCATAAAGCCTCCCACGTATGGTTTTGCCAACAAAGTATCCAACGCCTTGGCATCTTTCGAA GCAGGATGGACTGGTGAAATAATAGACTTGCCAATGCCTGATTCAACGCCCTCGATCGAGCGTTCTTCTTTACGGCAAAAACACGAATTTGAACATTTTAGCGAGGAACATTACATGGCTGATTTAATCCAAGAGGAATACATTAGGCCTTATATCGACTTTAAGGCAGAATGGGAAATGTTGAAGGGGACAGAAATTAGTCTCAGTGTCACGGAAAAAGATCTGTTGAAAGAACTTCCCAACAAATCATATCTGTTGGACAAACGAGAAATAGAAAGGGTTTGTTGGGGATTAGTAGATATTCTATTCGGCAGTTGTTATAACAACAGAACGACAATGGGCGAAAATACAGTAGAAAGTGGTTGGACCATTAACAAATTAAGCTCAACATTGTGCTGGTTCCAG GAGTTTGAGAGTGCAGAGGAAGTTATTACCGCCTGTATAAGGAGATCGTTATGTTATCCGTTGTACAGAAACTGGGAGTTATCTCTGAAAGTATTCGAGGATGTTAAAATCGTTATCAGTTTAG GGAAAAAGTATATGCTGAAACGATTGTgcgaaatacatgagatgtTCAACAATTCCTACGAGCCTCGATATATCCTAAATCAGTTGTACGTAAAAGATTACTTAATTTGGTTGCAACAGACACCGATCTCCACATTCGAATCTCTTGGTGCAAGTTTGAACATA GTGCATCCGTCCAAGGTTGAAATGGGATTAGATCTTGTTGAGTTGGAGGCAGCAGCTATTTCGGTCCACGAAGAAGATTTGGTTATCGAAAATGCCATTCACGAAATGATCGATGAAGTCGACAGCTTGGCGATCAACGATAACAAAGACAACAA GTTAAGAAAAGGTACTTCTAGTTCATCAGATAGCAGCGATTCAGATTCTGAAACAGAATCCGATAGCAGCAGTTCGAGCAGTAGTAGCAGCGACGGAAGCCTTGATTCCGATGACACCAGCGAAGTGGAATGA
- the LOC105687133 gene encoding protein SHQ1 homolog isoform X3, which yields MLTPRFELTQTEGEVIVTVHAPYANIKDTEVYVEDYDFRFYSAPYYLRLNLPGKIIENDSSTGSYDAEKGDFVLRFSKVNKGEEFLNLDMITTLLAPPKKKNQVAPTIEVISNPVVSLSDGMSNGLDSHKTECDCEGNGGKDEEKDGDEWFVAQNPLEENIQASIKPPTYGFANKVSNALASFEAGWTGEIIDLPMPDSTPSIERSSLRQKHEFEHFSEEHYMADLIQEEYIRPYIDFKAEWEMLKGTEISLSVTEKDLLKELPNKSYLLDKREIERVCWGLVDILFGSCYNNRTTMGENTVESGWTINKLSSTLCWFQEFESAEEVITACIRRSLCYPLYRNWELSLKVFEDVKIVISLGKKYMLKRLCEIHEMFNNSYEPRYILNQLYVKDYLIWLQQTPISTFESLGASLNIVHPSKVEMGLDLVELEAAAISVHEEDLVIENAIHEMIDEVDSLAINDNKDNKAFACLKDLIIIDGVDEIIGMISLYGERDKN from the exons ATGCTGACTCCACGATTTGAACTCACGCAAACAGAAGGTGAAGTGATCGTTACTGTTCATGCTCCATACGCTAATATTAAGGACACCGAAGTCTACGTCGAGGACTACGACTTTAGATTTTACTCCGCTCCTTATTACCTAAG GTTGAATCTTCCGGggaaaatcattgaaaatgaTTCATCAACAGGGTCGTATGATGCTGAAAAAGGTGATTTTGTACTGCGATTCTCTAAAGTCAACAAGGGAgaggaatttctcaatttagACATGATAACGACTCTACTCGCTCcaccgaaaaagaaaaaccaggtTGCACCCACCATTGAAGTTATTA GTAATCCTGTGGTGAGCTTATCAGATGGAATGAGCAATGGTTTGGACTCTCATAAAACTGAATGTGATTGTGAGGGCAACGGTGGCAAAGACGAGGAGAAAGATGGAGATGAATGGTTTGTGGCTCAAAATCCTCTTGAGGAAAATATTCAAGCTTCCATAAAGCCTCCCACGTATGGTTTTGCCAACAAAGTATCCAACGCCTTGGCATCTTTCGAA GCAGGATGGACTGGTGAAATAATAGACTTGCCAATGCCTGATTCAACGCCCTCGATCGAGCGTTCTTCTTTACGGCAAAAACACGAATTTGAACATTTTAGCGAGGAACATTACATGGCTGATTTAATCCAAGAGGAATACATTAGGCCTTATATCGACTTTAAGGCAGAATGGGAAATGTTGAAGGGGACAGAAATTAGTCTCAGTGTCACGGAAAAAGATCTGTTGAAAGAACTTCCCAACAAATCATATCTGTTGGACAAACGAGAAATAGAAAGGGTTTGTTGGGGATTAGTAGATATTCTATTCGGCAGTTGTTATAACAACAGAACGACAATGGGCGAAAATACAGTAGAAAGTGGTTGGACCATTAACAAATTAAGCTCAACATTGTGCTGGTTCCAG GAGTTTGAGAGTGCAGAGGAAGTTATTACCGCCTGTATAAGGAGATCGTTATGTTATCCGTTGTACAGAAACTGGGAGTTATCTCTGAAAGTATTCGAGGATGTTAAAATCGTTATCAGTTTAG GGAAAAAGTATATGCTGAAACGATTGTgcgaaatacatgagatgtTCAACAATTCCTACGAGCCTCGATATATCCTAAATCAGTTGTACGTAAAAGATTACTTAATTTGGTTGCAACAGACACCGATCTCCACATTCGAATCTCTTGGTGCAAGTTTGAACATA GTGCATCCGTCCAAGGTTGAAATGGGATTAGATCTTGTTGAGTTGGAGGCAGCAGCTATTTCGGTCCACGAAGAAGATTTGGTTATCGAAAATGCCATTCACGAAATGATCGATGAAGTCGACAGCTTGGCGATCAACGATAACAAAGACAACAA agCTTTTGCCTGTCTCAAAGATCTGATTATAATTGATGGGGTCGACGAAATCATCGGAATGATATCACTTTACGGAgaacgcgataaaaattaa
- the LOC105687133 gene encoding protein SHQ1 homolog isoform X1, giving the protein MLTPRFELTQTEGEVIVTVHAPYANIKDTEVYVEDYDFRFYSAPYYLRLNLPGKIIENDSSTGSYDAEKGDFVLRFSKVNKGEEFLNLDMITTLLAPPKKKNQVAPTIEVISNPVVSLSDGMSNGLDSHKTECDCEGNGGKDEEKDGDEWFVAQNPLEENIQASIKPPTYGFANKVSNALASFEAGWTGEIIDLPMPDSTPSIERSSLRQKHEFEHFSEEHYMADLIQEEYIRPYIDFKAEWEMLKGTEISLSVTEKDLLKELPNKSYLLDKREIERVCWGLVDILFGSCYNNRTTMGENTVESGWTINKLSSTLCWFQEFESAEEVITACIRRSLCYPLYRNWELSLKVFEDVKIVISLGKKYMLKRLCEIHEMFNNSYEPRYILNQLYVKDYLIWLQQTPISTFESLGASLNIVHPSKVEMGLDLVELEAAAISVHEEDLVIENAIHEMIDEVDSLAINDNKDNKPKCTYTMESKKFLDYLLRKGTSSSSDSSDSDSETESDSSSSSSSSSDGSLDSDDTSEVE; this is encoded by the exons ATGCTGACTCCACGATTTGAACTCACGCAAACAGAAGGTGAAGTGATCGTTACTGTTCATGCTCCATACGCTAATATTAAGGACACCGAAGTCTACGTCGAGGACTACGACTTTAGATTTTACTCCGCTCCTTATTACCTAAG GTTGAATCTTCCGGggaaaatcattgaaaatgaTTCATCAACAGGGTCGTATGATGCTGAAAAAGGTGATTTTGTACTGCGATTCTCTAAAGTCAACAAGGGAgaggaatttctcaatttagACATGATAACGACTCTACTCGCTCcaccgaaaaagaaaaaccaggtTGCACCCACCATTGAAGTTATTA GTAATCCTGTGGTGAGCTTATCAGATGGAATGAGCAATGGTTTGGACTCTCATAAAACTGAATGTGATTGTGAGGGCAACGGTGGCAAAGACGAGGAGAAAGATGGAGATGAATGGTTTGTGGCTCAAAATCCTCTTGAGGAAAATATTCAAGCTTCCATAAAGCCTCCCACGTATGGTTTTGCCAACAAAGTATCCAACGCCTTGGCATCTTTCGAA GCAGGATGGACTGGTGAAATAATAGACTTGCCAATGCCTGATTCAACGCCCTCGATCGAGCGTTCTTCTTTACGGCAAAAACACGAATTTGAACATTTTAGCGAGGAACATTACATGGCTGATTTAATCCAAGAGGAATACATTAGGCCTTATATCGACTTTAAGGCAGAATGGGAAATGTTGAAGGGGACAGAAATTAGTCTCAGTGTCACGGAAAAAGATCTGTTGAAAGAACTTCCCAACAAATCATATCTGTTGGACAAACGAGAAATAGAAAGGGTTTGTTGGGGATTAGTAGATATTCTATTCGGCAGTTGTTATAACAACAGAACGACAATGGGCGAAAATACAGTAGAAAGTGGTTGGACCATTAACAAATTAAGCTCAACATTGTGCTGGTTCCAG GAGTTTGAGAGTGCAGAGGAAGTTATTACCGCCTGTATAAGGAGATCGTTATGTTATCCGTTGTACAGAAACTGGGAGTTATCTCTGAAAGTATTCGAGGATGTTAAAATCGTTATCAGTTTAG GGAAAAAGTATATGCTGAAACGATTGTgcgaaatacatgagatgtTCAACAATTCCTACGAGCCTCGATATATCCTAAATCAGTTGTACGTAAAAGATTACTTAATTTGGTTGCAACAGACACCGATCTCCACATTCGAATCTCTTGGTGCAAGTTTGAACATA GTGCATCCGTCCAAGGTTGAAATGGGATTAGATCTTGTTGAGTTGGAGGCAGCAGCTATTTCGGTCCACGAAGAAGATTTGGTTATCGAAAATGCCATTCACGAAATGATCGATGAAGTCGACAGCTTGGCGATCAACGATAACAAAGACAACAA GCCCAAGTGCACGTACACTATGGAGAGCAAAAAATTCTTAGACTATTT GTTAAGAAAAGGTACTTCTAGTTCATCAGATAGCAGCGATTCAGATTCTGAAACAGAATCCGATAGCAGCAGTTCGAGCAGTAGTAGCAGCGACGGAAGCCTTGATTCCGATGACACCAGCGAAGTGGAATGA
- the LOC105686850 gene encoding DNA-directed RNA polymerase I subunit RPA1 translates to MQRQSKPNIRMSVKHHDPQNLTFSMFTAEDIRNLSVTKISTPLSFNVLGHPLKGGLYDPALGPLSDRSDPCGTCGGNIVRCSGHFGHIELPVPVVNPLFHKQLWTLIRLSCLSCFKLQISSRMKLLLVAKIKLLEEGCIAELEELTQEIQHIISSMNEEEGAEEFVRETIDAFMENMHNRQRFNHNVQLASQEDNATTKNTNIQRFVYIDNTLKQFRAGNLCLYCQCAIPKVKSFRNKIMTTKSANLETSESIIQRGVVRRLNTVLIMPDQSQEYLRQLWLNEADLLRVIMPCLNSTKIEHPTDIMFLKAVAVLPPLVRPVNYLQGQMIEHPQSQVYKSIIQDCLVLRNIIQTIQDGNTSQLPEEGRLVFDQIRGNSAVEKLHNAWEQLQTNVDHVMDRDMNKTTQSASCQGLKQVIEKKEGIIRMHMMGKRVNFAARSVITPDPNLSIDEIGIPEAFALKLTYPVPVTPWNVAELRKMILNGPNVHPGAVMVENEDGSVKRLCATGFVAREAIAKRLLTTSVKAGSFFRGTKIVHRHLQNGDVLLLNRQPTLHKPSIMAHKARILKGEKTLRLHYANCKAYNADFDGDEMNAHFPQNELARSEGYNIANVSNQYLVPKDGTPLSGLIQDHMVSGVRLTLRGKFFSREDYMQLVYSALTDVQGDLILLPPAIIKPKLLWSGKQILSTVIINATPRGRAKINLTASAKIGPKAWETRKPRRWKCGTEFDDPKTMSEAEVIIRNGELLCGVLDKIHYGATPYGLIHCVYELYGGAHSSKLLSAFGKLFQSHLQREGFTLGIEDILILPNAGDKRTKFIKECRTIGESTQKAALEVPDDTPIEEVKAQLQKSYLRNPKFQAIVDRKYKTALDVFTNDINKTCLPAGLFKKFPDNNLQLMVQSGAKGSTVNTMQISCLLGQIELEGKRPPLMISGKSLPAFAPYDPTPRAGGFIDGRFMTGIQPQEFFFHCMAGREGLIDTAVKTSRSGYLQRCLIKHLEGLTVSYDSTVRDSDGSLIQLNYGEDGLDVPSSQFLKKEQLDFLVDNKNAILEPELLNGLRDLSTQKILKIGRKIQKWVKKHGSPLQKRRTSEFVEFCTEHSGSDVLKHSKIIESCGRSKGALILMKKWIKSDEETKLKYKDKCTHCPDPLFSRHTQDSNYGVLTERVEGLINDYLSSKRSPIDKDQLRDILSLKVMKSLCQPGEPVGLLAAQSIGEPSTQMTLNTFHFAGRGEMNVTLGIPRLREILMMASQNIKTPSMEIPFKSQLPKLEKRADKLRLKLTRCTLANVLTNVNVDGCLELWPQRRMVYTLTMQFLRRKSYKREYSVQPIYVLTKTENSFFRDVFREIKKSAKASGALLHVEEDKKPVDDDQLDANESEISDANRRRGRLDLGETHESSDEDEPAEDADATTARSIARHQENQEYEDPEEASDESDDEIEDDDDDEAAEAQNEEKQEKDEDEADDLDVANRRKKVIDMYPNAIDYEFDKKKYLSCKLKFWLPLRMAKLDLSRILRTVAEKVVLWETPLIRRAFTFQNASDETILKTDGLNIVEMFKYNEILELNRLYSNDIYGISQTYGIEAANRVIVKEVKDVFKMYGITVDPRHLLLIADYMTFDGTFQPLSRKGMENSASPLQQISFESSLTFMKNAAVQNKKDDLSSPSSRLMLGQPCKSGTGLFTLMNRMDAELTAQ, encoded by the exons ATGCAGAGGCAATCAAAGCCGAATATTCGGATGTCTGTAAAACATCATGACCCCCAGAACCTAACATTTTCAATGTTCACCGCTGAAGACATACGCAATTTAAGCGTCACCAAGATAAGTACGCCGCTCTCATTCAATGTTTTGGGCCATCCGCTGAAAGGTGGACTGTACGACCCAGCTTTAG gaCCGCTGAGCGACAGATCAGATCCTTGTGGAACCTGTGGCGGCAATATTGTAAGATGTTCAGGGCACTTTGGGCACATAGAACTGCCGGTGCCGGTAGTGAATCCGCTATTTCACAAACAGCTTTGGACCTTAATTAGGCTCTCTTGCTTGTCATGTTTCAAACTTCAAATATCAAGTCGTATGAAGTTACTTTTAGTGGCTAAAATAAAACTCTTGGAAGAGGGATGCATTGCCGAATTAGAGGAACTAACACAAGAAATCCAGCACATCATATCTTCAATGAACGAAGAGGAGGGTGCCGAAGAATTCGTCAGAGAAACAATCGATGCTTTTATGGAGAATATGCACAATCGCCAAAGATTCAATCACAATGTGCAGCTTGCTTCTCAAGAAGATAATGCTACTACAAAGAATACAAACATTCAGAGATTCGTCTACATCGACAACACACTCAAGCAATTTCGTGCGGGTAATCTTTGCTTATACTGCCAGTGTGCAATTCCCAAAGTTAAATCattcagaaataaaataatgaccaCCAAATCAGCAAACCTCGAGACAAGCGAAAG TATTATCCAGCGAGGTGTCGTTCGACGATTAAATACAGTTCTGATCATGCCCGACCAATCTCAAGAATACTTGCGTCAATTGTGGTTAAACGAAGCAGATTTATTGAGGGTAATAATGCCCTGCTTGAATTCGACTAAAATAGAGCATCCGACAGACATCATGTTTCTCAAGGCCGTAGCTGTACTTCCACCCCTTGTACGGCCAGTGAATTACCTTCAGGGTCAAATGATCGAGCATCCTCAGTCCCAAGTATACAAGAGCATCATACAAGACTGTCTTGTGCTCAGAAATATCATACAAACTATACAAGACGGAAACACTTCCCAACTTCCTGAGGAAGGCAGG CTTGTTTTCGACCAAATCAGAGGGAACTCGGCGGTGGAAAAACTTCACAATGCTTGGGAGCAGCTCCAAACAAACGTGGATCATGTGATGGATCGAGATATGAACAAGACAACCCAATCTGCAAGTTGTCAAGGTCTAAAACAGGTgatcgaaaagaaagagggtATTAttcgcatgcacatgatgggAAAGAGAGTAAATTTTGCAGCCAGATCCGTCATCACGCCAGATCCCAATTTGAGTATCGATGAAATAGGTATCCCGGAAGCGTTTGCCTTGAAACTGACTTACCCAGTTCCAGTCACACCATGGAATGTTGCTGAATTACGAAAAATGATACTTAATGGACCAAACGTTCATCCAGG GGCGGTCATGGTAGAAAATGAAGACGGTTCAGTGAAACGTCTCTGTGCGACAGGATTTGTCGCACGAGAAGCAATTGCAAAGCGTTTGTTGACGACAAGCGTTAAGGCAGGAAGTTTTTTCCGTGGAACGAAAATTGTACATCGTCATTTGCAGAATGGTGACGTACTACTTTTGAATCGTCAGCCAACTCTACATAAACCGAGTATCATGGCTCATAAAGCCAGAATACTCAAGGGTGAAAAAACGTTGCGTCTTCATTATGCAAACTGCAAGGCGTACAACGCTGACTTTGACGGAGATGAAATGAACGCTCACTTTCCCCAGAACGAACTCGCGCGAAGCGAAGGTTACAACATAG CGAACGTTTCGAATCAGTATCTCGTTCCAAAAGATGGCACACCTTTGAGCGGTTTGATTCAAGATCACATGGTTTCTGGTGTACGATTAACGCTGAGAGGAAAATTCTTCTCGAG AGAAGATTATATGCAGTTAGTTTACTCTGCACTGACGGACGTTCAGGGTGATCTGATTTTGTTGCCACCTGCTATAATAAAGCCGAAGTTATTGTGGTCAGGTAAACAAATATTGTCGACGGTAATAATAAATGCCACACCAAGAGGCAGGGCAAAAATCAATTTAACAGCAAGTGCAAAGATCGGTCCTAAAGCATGGGAAACTAGAAAGCCACGACGATGGAAATGCGGCACAGAATTCGATGATCCAAAAACTATGTCGGAAGCCGAAGTTATTATTCGTAACGGTGAACTGCTTTGCGGTGTTCTTGACAAAATACATTACGGAGCTACACCGTACGGACTGATACACTGCGTCTACGAG CTCTACGGAGGCGCTCACTCGAGTAAACTACTGAGCGCGTttggaaaattgtttcaatCACATCTCCAAAGAGAAGGTTTCACTCTAGGCATAGAAGATATTTTGATTCTACCAAATGCCGGTGACAAACGTACGAAGTTCATCAAGGAATGTCGCACG ATTGGCGAAAGTACGCAGAAAGCTGCCTTAGAAGTGCCCGACGATACACCGATAGAAGAAGTAAAAGCACAACTGCAAAAGTCTTATCTACGGAATCCAAAGTTCCAAGCCATCGTCGACCGGAAGTACAAAACTGCTCTGGATGTATTCACCAACGACATAAACAAAACCTGTCTACCCGCTGGgctgtttaaaaaatttcccgacAATAACCTACAGCTGATGGTCCAGTCCGGAGCCAAAGGTTCCACCGTTAACACTATGCAGATCTCCTGTTTACTCGGACAGATAGAATTGGAGGGGAAAAGACCACCGCTCATGATCAGCGGTAAAAGTCTTCCCGCTTTTGCTCCTTACGATCCGACACCACGAGCTGGTGGTTTTATAGACGGTCGTTTTATGACGGGCATCCAACCGCaagaattctttttccacTGCATGGCAGGTAGAGAAGGTCTGATCGATACTGCTGTGAAAACGAGTAGATCCGGATACCTGCAACGATGTTTGATCAAACACTTGGAGGGCTTGACCGTCTCCTACGATTCAACGGTTCGCGACTCCGATGGGAGCTTGATCCAGCTGAACTACGGAGAAGATGGTCTCGACGTACCGAGTtcccaatttttgaaaaaggagCAGCTGGACTTCCTGGTTGACAACAAAAACGCCATTCTCGAACCAGAACTGTTGAACGGCTTGCGGGATTTGAGCAcgcaaaaaatattgaaaatcggAAGGAAGATACAGAAATGGGTAAAGAAGCACGGTAGTCCATTGCAGAAACGAAGGACGAGCgaattcgtcgaattttgCACTGAACACTCGGGGAGCGACGTACTCAAACACAGCAAGATCATCGAATCCTGCGGGAGGAGCAAGGGTGCTCTGATCCTGATGAAGAAATGGATAAAATCTGACGAGGAGACGAAGCTAAAGTACAAAGACAAATGCACGCACTGTCCCGATCCTCTGTTTTCTCGTCACACCCAGGATTCCAACTACGGAGTTTTAACCGAGAGGGTGGAGGGTTTGATCAACGATTACCTTTCGAGTAAACGATCTCCGATCGACAAAGATCAGTTGCGAGATATTCTCTCTTTGAAAGTGATGAAGAGTCTCTGTCAACCGGGGGAACCGGTGGGATTGTTGGCGGCGCAATCGATCGGAGAACCTTCGACTCAGATGACTCTGAACACCTTCCACTTTGCCGGACGTGGAGAGATGAACGTCACCCTCGGAATCCCGAGGCTCCGAGAAATCCTGATGATGGCTTCGCAGAATATAAAGACGCCGTCGATGGAAATACCGTTCAAATCACAGCTGCCCAAACTGGAAAAACGGGCCGACAAACTACGGCTGAAACTGACGAGGTGCACGCTAGCCAACGTATTGACCAACGTCAACGTCGACGGGTGTCTGGAACTCTGGCCGCAGAGGAGAATGGTTTACACGTTGACCATGCAGTTCTTACGCCGTAAAAGCTATAAGCGAGAATATTCGGTTCAACCGATATACGTCCTGACGAAAACGGAAAATTCGTTCTTCCGAGACGTCTTCAGAGAGATAAAGAAGTCTGCCAAAGCCTCCGGGGCCTTGTTGCACGTGGAAGAGGATAAGAAACCCGTCGACGACGATCAGCTGGACGCCAACGAGTCGGAGATCAGTGACGCGAATCGGCGAAGAGGCAGACTGGATTTGGGCGAGACGCACGAATCTTCCGACGAGGACGAACCTGCGGAAGATGCGGATGCGACGACGGCCAGATCCATCGCTAGGCACCAAGAAAATCAGGAATACGAGGACCCGGAGGAGGCGAGCGACGAGTCCGACGACGAGatcgaagacgacgacgacgacgaggccGCCGAGGcgcaaaatgaagaaaagcaGGAGAAGGACGAGGACGAAGCCGACGATCTGGACGTCGCGAACCGGAGGAAAAAGGTTATCGACATGTATCCCAACGCGATCGACTATGAATTTGACAAGAAGAAATACCTGTCGTGCAAGTTGAAATTCTGG CTCCCGCTACGGATGGCGAAGCTAGATCTGTCCCGGATCCTCAGAACAGTCGCGGAAAAGGTCGTACTCTGGGAAACTCCTCTGATAAGGAGAGCGTTTACATTCCAAAATGCGAGTGACGAGACCATTTTAAAAACCGATGGACTGAACATAGTG GAAATGTTCAAGTATAACGAAATCCTGGAGCTGAACAGATTGTACTCTAACGATATCTACGGTATTTCACAAACCTATGGGATCGAAGCAGCGAACAGAGTCATCGTCAAGGAAGTAAAAGACGTGTTCAAAATGTACGGAATCACCGTCGACCCACGACACTTGCTGCTCATCGCTGACTACATGACGTTCGATGGAACTTTCCAGCCATTGAGTCGAAAGGGAATGGAGAATTCTGCTTCTCCGCTGCAGCAAATCAGCTTCGAGAGCTCCCTCACTTTCATGAAAAATGCTGCTGTTCAAA ATAAGAAAGATGATCTTTCTTCCCCATCGAGTCGTTTGATGTTGGGTCAGCCTTGCAAATCTGGAACAGGACTGTTCACTCTGATGAATCGAATGGACGCGGAGTTGACGGCGCAATAA
- the LOC105687133 gene encoding protein SHQ1 homolog isoform X4 — MITTLLAPPKKKNQVAPTIEVISNPVVSLSDGMSNGLDSHKTECDCEGNGGKDEEKDGDEWFVAQNPLEENIQASIKPPTYGFANKVSNALASFEAGWTGEIIDLPMPDSTPSIERSSLRQKHEFEHFSEEHYMADLIQEEYIRPYIDFKAEWEMLKGTEISLSVTEKDLLKELPNKSYLLDKREIERVCWGLVDILFGSCYNNRTTMGENTVESGWTINKLSSTLCWFQEFESAEEVITACIRRSLCYPLYRNWELSLKVFEDVKIVISLGKKYMLKRLCEIHEMFNNSYEPRYILNQLYVKDYLIWLQQTPISTFESLGASLNIVHPSKVEMGLDLVELEAAAISVHEEDLVIENAIHEMIDEVDSLAINDNKDNKPKCTYTMESKKFLDYLLRKGTSSSSDSSDSDSETESDSSSSSSSSSDGSLDSDDTSEVE; from the exons ATGATAACGACTCTACTCGCTCcaccgaaaaagaaaaaccaggtTGCACCCACCATTGAAGTTATTA GTAATCCTGTGGTGAGCTTATCAGATGGAATGAGCAATGGTTTGGACTCTCATAAAACTGAATGTGATTGTGAGGGCAACGGTGGCAAAGACGAGGAGAAAGATGGAGATGAATGGTTTGTGGCTCAAAATCCTCTTGAGGAAAATATTCAAGCTTCCATAAAGCCTCCCACGTATGGTTTTGCCAACAAAGTATCCAACGCCTTGGCATCTTTCGAA GCAGGATGGACTGGTGAAATAATAGACTTGCCAATGCCTGATTCAACGCCCTCGATCGAGCGTTCTTCTTTACGGCAAAAACACGAATTTGAACATTTTAGCGAGGAACATTACATGGCTGATTTAATCCAAGAGGAATACATTAGGCCTTATATCGACTTTAAGGCAGAATGGGAAATGTTGAAGGGGACAGAAATTAGTCTCAGTGTCACGGAAAAAGATCTGTTGAAAGAACTTCCCAACAAATCATATCTGTTGGACAAACGAGAAATAGAAAGGGTTTGTTGGGGATTAGTAGATATTCTATTCGGCAGTTGTTATAACAACAGAACGACAATGGGCGAAAATACAGTAGAAAGTGGTTGGACCATTAACAAATTAAGCTCAACATTGTGCTGGTTCCAG GAGTTTGAGAGTGCAGAGGAAGTTATTACCGCCTGTATAAGGAGATCGTTATGTTATCCGTTGTACAGAAACTGGGAGTTATCTCTGAAAGTATTCGAGGATGTTAAAATCGTTATCAGTTTAG GGAAAAAGTATATGCTGAAACGATTGTgcgaaatacatgagatgtTCAACAATTCCTACGAGCCTCGATATATCCTAAATCAGTTGTACGTAAAAGATTACTTAATTTGGTTGCAACAGACACCGATCTCCACATTCGAATCTCTTGGTGCAAGTTTGAACATA GTGCATCCGTCCAAGGTTGAAATGGGATTAGATCTTGTTGAGTTGGAGGCAGCAGCTATTTCGGTCCACGAAGAAGATTTGGTTATCGAAAATGCCATTCACGAAATGATCGATGAAGTCGACAGCTTGGCGATCAACGATAACAAAGACAACAA GCCCAAGTGCACGTACACTATGGAGAGCAAAAAATTCTTAGACTATTT GTTAAGAAAAGGTACTTCTAGTTCATCAGATAGCAGCGATTCAGATTCTGAAACAGAATCCGATAGCAGCAGTTCGAGCAGTAGTAGCAGCGACGGAAGCCTTGATTCCGATGACACCAGCGAAGTGGAATGA